TTCCGAGGGCCGAAAGCGGGAAGCCGAAGGTCAACCCCGCACGTATTTCGTTCACCGGGTGTCCACCTGTGAGCGCGTGGCGGACTGCGACGTCGAAGTTGAGGTCATCGCTTACACGATAGATCAGCCCGACCAGCCCCGAGAAGGTCTCCTGCCGTCCGAGCTCGTTCTCGTAGAAGATTTCGGCGACGGGACGTACTGTCCACGTTGCCGGTCCCTCGACAATTGCACCCAGGAATACATCGCCATGATGGTCACGGGTCAGGGCCGTCTCGGCGTTCAGATGTATCGTCCCCCAGTCCCAGCGCTGCGAGACGATCCCGGCCAAGCTAAACCCGGCGCCTGAATTGCCGGTGCTGTCAGGTAACAGGACGCCAAATTCGGTCGCAACACTTGGGCCGGTCTTGTCCTGCAGGCTTCCGGGCACGATCACATGCTTGAGGAACGCGCCGGCGGCGGTCAGGGTCGTCGGTCCGGGCGGGGAAAGCGAGGTCCGGCCCTGGCCTTCAAAGACCGCTTCCCAATCCTCGCTGAGTCCGTAGTTGATGACCCAGGCCGGCGCGATCACGCTTGTCCCACCCTCGTCGCGCAAGCGGCCGGCCGGCTGCAGCTCGATCTCCATTTCTCCCTTCTTGGCGACCGCAGCATCCGTGCCGTCAAACGGACGATAGGCCGACGCGGGAGCAGGCAAGGCGACGAGGCCCGAAGCGACGATAGCGCCGAGCGCAGGACGTGCCGGGAAGCTGCGAAAGCCTCGGCCTTGTTTTGACATATGCCGCCTCCTACCGGATCAATCTCAAGGCGTTGGCTTGAACACCCAAATCGCCGCAGGTCCTGCGGGGCCCGCGCGCACCGCGACGAACAGACGGTCCATCTCCGCCACAAAGAGCGCCGTTCGCGCGCCCGTTGCCGTCGGCGTGCGCGCGATCCGTCGATAGACCGATCCATCGACTTCGAGTACGTCGACGTAGCCTGCACCGCAGCTCAAATAGACCCGCTCACGCTTTGCATCGACGAAGAGATCGTCGACATCGCCGCAGGTCTCGGCATTCGCGATCGGTTTGCCGTCCGTCGAAAAGACGGCAAGCTCGGCGGGATTACGGTACGCCAAAAGCACACGCCCGCGATCGCGATCGACGGTCATCGCGAAGTTGCCGCCCTTGTCCAATGGCCAATTGGCAAGCTGTTTCCCGGAAGTGCCGTCCACCACCGCGACCGCGTGCGCGTCAGGCAGGTTGACAAAAATGCGTCCGCTGTCGGGCTCGAGCTGGAAGCTTTCCGGATGAACCTTTAGCGGTACGCTTCGAATCTTGGTGCGGGTGGACGGGTCGAGCACCGCCAGACCGCCATCACCATAGCCGACGACAACATGCTTGGCCGCCGCGTCGATCCGGATGTTGTCCGCATCGCTGCCCAGTTCGATCCGTCCGGTCGCCTTGTACTCGTTAGCCTCGAACAGCCGCACCGATCCATCACGGGCATTGGCGACATAGAGGGTCTCGGTCGACGGCTCATAGCCGACGCCCTGGGGTTCGTTCAGCCCGGCGATGGTGCGAAGCAGGCTGTGGGCAGCCAGGTCGACGACGCCGATGCTGTCATTGCCAAGCTCGGCCACGAACAGTCGCTGGCGCTTCAGATCGACTGCCAGGTGATCGATCCGCCCGCGGACATCGCCGAGCAGGATTTTCGCTTCGAGCTGAAGCGGCGCCTTGTTTCCTGCCGCTTCGGTTGCTGCCGCCAGCGCCGGAATGAGTACATCGATACGCTGGACGATTTGGTCCCGGGTTGACTCGTAATCATCGATACCCAGAGGAATGCCGGACCAGTAGGTCACGTCGGCTCGTCCTCGCCGCTCGGCGGGAATCCGATCGAACGCCACCACCTGGTCCGCCGCGGTCATGTCGTCCAAGGTCAGTTGTTGCGGCGTGTTCGCTGTCTCCAGACCATCCAGCGCTAGCCCGTCCTGGATCCTGACCGGCACTGACCGATAAAGGTCGATGCCGCGCGAGACCGCCCTGAACCGCAATCCGCGCTCCTGCGCAGCCTTGTTGAAATAAGCCGCCGCCATCTGGCTGTTCACCACGCCGTGCTGGCAGACAAAGACAATCATCTTGTCTTCGCCGGCCGGCGCGGGCCGGACTGATGTCAGCAGGATCGCGAGCACCGCGGCCACATTGAGCAGCGTCGCCTGGGTCCTCCTGAGCAGCGTCTGCATCGTCGGTCTCTCACTTCAAACCGGTCAGCACCCACGCCGGTTGCAGGATGGGGTAAGCAAGTAGCCCAATGACCGCCGTAACTGCAATGAGCAGGGGGTTGCTGACCTTCCAGCGGAACAGAACGGCGAGCGATCCAATGCCGATGAGTGCGGTCAACCAATCGCCGATCGCGATCTTGCCGAGCAGGATGCACGCGCCGAGAATCGTTCCGATCGCAGCCGCATAGGCGCCCTTCACGAATCCCTGGACGTTCGGATTCTTGCGATGCCGCGCCAGCAGGGGTGCCACGATCAGGACAAGCAGGAAGGATGGCAGGAAGATGCCGATGGTCGAGACGAGAGAGCCCCAGAAGCCCGCGACCAGGTAGCCGACGAAAGTTGCTGTGATCACGACCGGTCCGGGGCTCATCATGCCGATCGCGACGGCCACCAGGAATTCACGTTCGTTGAGCCAGCCATATTGCTGCACGAGTCCTTGTTCCAGGAAGGGAACGATGACGAGGCCGCTGCCGAAGGTCAGCGAACCGGCCTTGAGGAAGAACAGCAGCAGTTTGCCCAGCGTCGAACCGGTCACGACCGGCGCGGCGCCGGGTGCTGCCGCCGGTATGATCGCGAGTTGCAGGGCGACAGGCGGACGCTTGATGTTGCCGTAATAGATGATGCCGACGATCCCCGCACC
This Bradyrhizobium sp. CCBAU 53421 DNA region includes the following protein-coding sequences:
- the chrA gene encoding chromate efflux transporter gives rise to the protein MSPTTSQRSHLAELARYFLRLGFLGFGGPVALVGQMERELVDGKKWLTKEEMRESIAICQSLPGPLAIQVGIYVSWLRGGFWGAWVGGWCFILPNFAIVAALGALYVYLGDLQPVTAVFYGVSPAVIALILHSCYRLAKLGMEDWLQWVIAAVCFAVTVILKAEVALLFIGAGIVGIIYYGNIKRPPVALQLAIIPAAAPGAAPVVTGSTLGKLLLFFLKAGSLTFGSGLVIVPFLEQGLVQQYGWLNEREFLVAVAIGMMSPGPVVITATFVGYLVAGFWGSLVSTIGIFLPSFLLVLIVAPLLARHRKNPNVQGFVKGAYAAAIGTILGACILLGKIAIGDWLTALIGIGSLAVLFRWKVSNPLLIAVTAVIGLLAYPILQPAWVLTGLK